The Diabrotica virgifera virgifera chromosome 4, PGI_DIABVI_V3a genome segment gagaacaagtagtggaaagtccaaggattaaaatctatatgatgccaaaaggcgcttttaccatgggggtggtggccaccccatcccgggggtggaaattttttattatactttgactgcaaaagttgataaaaacattcattttcagcaaaaaatgttctataaatttttttgataaaattagtagttttcgatttattcgctatcggaagtgttagttttatatcgaaaaaataagtgtttttcaataatatactaatttacgattcactcaatttttgccatagaaaaaaaattcttaaaccaatttcttgggaattaaataacctacaatttcatatttaaacattttttcgtatctctgatgctaatctttctattctgaagaaatcgacgtttttaccaaaatacaaaaattcgttattcgcttttaactccagtttttttttttaaactaatctttctaagccagtcaaacttctagaatctattaataatacataaataaagaagaatgaataaggccaatgactaaaaacaccgctaacttacattattatgcttccattTGGATTTAtcctttattttttcaaaaaaatatattgattttttaaacgtaacttttccattttttatcttagaaagtttgacagaaaagaattttgtagatctttataagatctataagctTATTAATATTACTTCTTCTTAAATTTCTCAATCGCAAAataggtgactttgaaagggttggtaaaggtggtttttgcatgttattacaaattttaattatcaatagctcactcaatttttgctgtagtaaaaatttttgcaaaccagtttcttgagaattaaataagctacaatttcacatttgaacattttttcgtatctctaatgctaatctttctattttgaaggaaaatccatttttttccaaactacaaaaatttgttattcgcttctaactccattttttaaaaactgatcattctaagccggtaAAACTTCTAGAACccattaataatataaaaataaagaaggcTATTTTTGAgctaaaaactttgtttttatttctggggatagatattttaaattgctttaaattagtttaaacaagttatcctagaaaaatgcatagttttcccgtcttttgactttgaaactacagtatttagcatttgacgaagaagagctaacatttaataatgtatagctcgattactattgatctaaaaaaaataaaagaaacgggtttgtttattgtttcaaaaggtacatttttgttaattaaagttgttttgataaaacgaaaactttttgagttattagccgaaaacttattaacaacattgattttttcgatataaatctaacattttcgatagcgaataaatcgaaaactattaattttatcaaaaaaatgtatagaacgttttttgcttagagtaaatgttgttactaacttttgcggtcaaaatataataaaaaattttcacccccgagatggggtggcaaccacccccatggtaaaagcgccttttggcatgatatagattttgatccttggactatccactacttattctcaaattttcaagcaaatcgatccattctgtaaaaattgcgaggttttgttctattttaagcttcattacttggactattacgacttcacaagtttcttgactcgtgtatatattgtttatatgatctgtaagtttcatcggttcaaagtccttatttttgaaagggctgtagttaaaagcggttgaacgaatcactgatcacgaatttatgcaaatttagaaacaccaaattttaatcaatttttgtctaacataaaaacaaaaaaatacatgataataagaaaagcaatgctgacttttttgtttttcgagatttttggtatctctcacaatttttaagttattttaaaaaaatcatatttttcaaaattaaattttttaaaaatttcactttaaatccaaattttttcaaaaataaactctttgaatcgatgaaacttacagatcatataaacacaacataattcACATAATTTGTGGAGCGATAACGActtatttcatttaagttgctaattagtgagtggtcttcccgattttttttgccaaaacaaaagggaccaacattattttgagcgcaacttgcttaaatttaatgataaaaactttttataaaaacagaaataaagctctttttagacactttaaaaaagttataatggattttccccaaaaagtgcttaattttttggatatttcacttcgaattattctatttgaaatttgtgaatatgaatctatttttcattggctataactctggttttacgaggtccagaggcCTAacgggtacaccatttttttactttttttagaggccatatttttgctacgaacgtttttttttcgacaaaatacttactttttgagttatttgcgaaaaaccgtcaaaaaatgtagttattttgttaaaaaatgaacattctcactcgcaaataactcgaaaagtgttgacttggcgaaaaagctctatagaacaaaagttacttaaaattagtcagttcatccatttccggacttattttgggcttacattttttcaccctcaagagggggtgaaagtcacccccagggcaaaagcacacatcggcacaatatcactttttttctttgacatgtaagccatgcgtatgccaaatttcatgtcaatccaagcggttctttaaaatttagagcaaaaaccgtgaaagaatgtactaataattttttgtttgaaattaaaTGCCAATACTTCAGTCTgaaaatattaggaaagaatactgtcgtaaattaaatgaagaaatacgaaaaaTAAATCGGAAAAATGAGAaggatatagaaatattatggaaTATTTTGAAGGAGCTGGTATATGCAACTGGGAGTAAAGTATGTGGTGTAACGAAAGGAAGATATCTGAAAGGTAGAGCTTGgtggaataatgacataaaaCTGGAAGTTTCGAAGAAGAATAAATTGTGAAAAAAGTATATGTATAAGcaataaaagtgaaagtaattatcaagaatataaggaacagagaatactggttaaaaataaaattaaaaaagctgAGAATCGTCAGTGGGAAGAGtttggaaataaaatggaaagtgataGTAAGGGTAATGCGAAGTTGCTCTATAGGACCCAAAAAAATCCAAGGCAAAAGAAATCAAACGGAGTAACATGTTTAGAGGACAGagatggtaacatattattaaaaaatgaagagattaccgAAAGATGGCTGGAAAATTTTATAGAATTAAtaatgggagacaacaacgaaatagagaAGGGCAGGAAGGAGTAAaatttaaatgaacaacaagataatgatgacataacataagaagaatacagggaagcaattttaaaattaaaaaatggcaaggctgcaggacacgataatattaGGGCTGAGCTAATTAAACatatggaaggagaaggattaaaattactatggaagatcataaggagctgttggcgtactggatgcatacctagagattggacTCTTGCAACTATTCTATCATTACACCAAAAAGGTGATAAACATAAGTGCTCTAACTACAGGGGAATATCATTGTTAGTAGTTtctagtaaaatctacgaaataatactagagaaaaagctgcgagaaaatatcgaggccacactagatgacagccaatgcggctttagccagggcgaggtacaaccgatctcatattaACGGCGAGACAGTTACcagaaaaagccctagagcataacagtaagttgtttctctgttttgtggacttggaaaaagcatttgatcgggcgcctcgtaacaagatctgggaaatattaaaccgtagaaatgtgaaaccgaagttaatccaagcaataaagagtatatataaatgtacacgtaataatgtaagaacgaacaatcactcatctctagaattcgacacaaggacaggtgtaagacaaggtggtgttctgagtccttttTTATTCATCACTtcaatggacgaaattgcaaaagaatgtaGGGGTAAGGTAAAAATAACTAGGGTTgaggtgtataaacttcaacaagattacgtgtcagagttgatacacgccgatgacctggtaattgtggcaaaatcagaaaaagacttgcaagtgaatgtgaatgtttggaatgtagcctttaagaaatttgggatgaaaataaataatgaaaaaacagaagctttagtaatatcgaaaactcaaggaaatataaatgtaaagctgaataatgagaccattacacaagtagatgacttcaagtatctaggatcaacaatgaatgggcaaggaaatatatAACCAGAAATAAACACCAGgataatgagtgcaacaaaattatactatgcactaaataaaagttttattaggaaaaAAAAAGtgagcctgaaaacaaaaatgaaagtatttcaaactgtatacgagccggtgctactctacggtagtgaaacgtggacagtgaacgacaacatctgtagtaaaattcaagcatgcgaaatgcgatatttacgtgcggtatccggggtgaccagacgtgatcgtataaaaaataaagagataCGTGAAatgtgcggtgttggaaggaccttagacagaattgaaacgaaacagttatcgtggttcggacatatggcgagaatgagtgaaggtagaactgcaaagagggtatggaaagcgacatctgacaacaaacgacgaagaggcaggccagcaagaacgtgtaacgcaaatattggaaaggcttgcgtaaaaagaaatattgggtggagagaagcagaaagactagccaCTGActtactgaccgaaaggcatggagacgtctgatttctccacttacctcgacaacgtaaggtacaagaggacggcttaagtaagtaagtaaatgcCAATATTTTGCCTAATGCGGCAAGTCAAGCAGTTTGTCCGGTATACTTGTAAATATGTAAACTTTAAATTACGTTAAAcctcattttattttttatagcttTTTTATTACATCTTCAGAATAACTGAACCGAACTCATGGAAGGTTTAACAGGTGAAAAATTCTATTTTCAAATACATTTGTTCTAATAAACTTCTTTAGATTGACGTGATTAGAAACTGCAGCTATCTTcgcatttatttattttttacattgATTGCGAATGAGTTCGAATCCCTACGAGTgagcagtttttttttaatctttaactttttatcttttattatctTGTTCTTCTTCCTGTTTCCTCAATAGGCTCGAGCCTGTTTCATCCTCGGATGCctcctcatcagatatccaggttgtcactccatctcttccttggccttcctatactccttcggcCGTTTGGTGATGTGTTTCGTGCTATCTTCACCAGTCTTCtttctcccattctgcttatatggctataccatttttttttcttttcagtgtcTAGTCATTTATGTTCTCTATATTACAGCTTTGCCTGAGGTCGAGGTCTGTGCTACGTCGTTGTCTGTCCCATAATGATTTTCCTATGATATCTCGGACTATTTTCATTTCACAAGTTTCTTTTTATCCTTGTGgtgtcaggtcttgtttccgcagtgtaagtcataatagggaacttgcataaaattttaaattcgaaaaaaatgttataaatcacaacagaacataatttaaaacatgtatcaaagataaaaaagttttgtttgtttttcgttTCGCCCTAAAGACgatttaaaattcaaattataccagccagcccaaaacgcgtcgtgacgtcatcgggttatatgtttacattctgtaccaacaaagtaaacaaaattgtatacaattttaaattaaagacattataaacgtcagtagaaaatacagttatgtgacgttacaagtgtttttgatcgtttgaactattcatagaaaacttataattttacaaaatggttttattttccatagtaaaccttctttcctttccatcaataactatatcaaactccaatctcaacaaactggtatatattattataatgacaTATGATAactgtcattagaatataaatatttttcctttattccgcgccgacgagctggccaaatacccaagaaGGTGGAAGCCAATAAACCAGGGGTGTCCAACTTGCAATGCCTCAAGGGCCAAAACTAAAACCTTTGATGTTGTCGCGGGCCatataataattttgttacaagtaataacaaaataaagtgacgtataaaaataattaaaacaaaaaagagtATTATTCCTTTTATTGCTCAAcaactacatttttttataaacggaAAATTTATTGATAACACTTTTCAATAATCAAGACAAACATTGCAAAAGCAACGAAAAAGATGTATCCAATTAGTGTGAGGACTGTGGTCGATCGGCTTCATCCACCAATGAAGAAATGTCCACCTCCAGTTTAGTTGTAGACGGTCTCATAAGATGACGTAAGGAAGAATCGGTAAGGTtgcttctgtttttgttttttatgtatttcatggaGGAAAAGGTACTTTCACATGTATATGTGCTTCCGAACATTGACGTCATTTTCAGTCCAAAATCTCGCAGGTTTGGGAATTTCTCCTTTGACAGTAATTTGAAAAATTCAGGTCCCTTTTCTTGTCTGGTGATTAGGAACATGTCTGCTTGAAGATCACATAACTCAAGCTGTAAGTTGGGTGGTTGATCATCAATGGTTGCTCCAAGAGGGTTATTATAAAGTAGTACACTGCTTTTGAGactttcaatttcttcaaatcttGTATTGAATTCATCAATAATTTGTTCAATTTGTGAAATGCAGgatgaaaactcaatattttcctCACCGTTGAATTCTTCTGCTATTTGCAGACAGCTAGGGAAGTGTGTCAGGTTGTTCTTTTCCAAAGCACGTTTAAACACGTTCAGCTTATTCCGGAATCCGTTTATCATTCCGATCAAATCTGAAACCGTCTGGTTTCTTCCTTGAAGACTCAAGTTTAACATGTTAAGATGATTAGTCAGATCTGTTATAAAAGCTAACTGTCTTAAGAATTCTGGATCCTTAAACTTCTCTTCCAGTTCAGTTGTGTCAGATGAAACGGATTTTGTTGAGGAATGCAGGGATTTCCTTTCTTATGGCAAAAAATCGTTCCATGCACTTTCCTGCACTCAGCCACCTTACATGGTTGTACATTAGCAAGTCTCCATACTCAGCCTCTGTTTCCACTAAAAACTGCTTAAGTTGCCTGTGTAAAAGAGATCGATTTCCACCTCTAATCATATTTATAGTCTTAATCACGGTTTGGAAAACTTGATCTTCCTTGACTGATTTTCCACATAAAGCTCCCTGATGTATAATACAATGAATTATTGGGCAAGTGACACCATTCTCTCGAAGCAGACCCACTAATCCAATTTTTTTACCTGTCATTGATGGGGCCCCGTCTGTTGCTATGGCTGAACATTTATCAAAGCCTCCAATTCTGTCAACTGTTTTCTTCACAGCCTCATAGATGTCTTTTCCTTTTGTTGTTCCATAAAGAGGACAAATATCAAATAACTCCTCTTTACTGGTAAAATCATCAAAAGTAGTGCGCACAAATATTAACAGCTGACTAACATCGGTTTGATCAGTGCTTTCATCCAAACAAAGTGAGAAATATGAACTTTTCTTAAGCAGGCAAAGCATAGATTTTTCTACTTGCTCACCCATAGCAACAATCCTTCTTTGTATGGTTTGATGTGAAAGTGGCACTGATTCAAATTTCTCCGCCATTTTAGAATCACCGAAAGCTTTGGCCATTTCAACAgcacatttttttatcaaattgccATCAGTGAAAGGTTATTTTGCCTTTGCCAGCTCAAGCGACACGGCATAAGAATGCGTTTGAGAGTGTAATATTTTACTGAACATACCAGTTTGCTGTTTAAGCTTTTTCTTCAAATCTGCAACTAGGGCACGCCGACTTTCATTTGTGTACGTAGCATACTTATTTTCATGCACTGTTGTGTAATGTCTTCTCACATTATATTCTTTAGGCACTGAAACGACATTCATGCACACTAAGCACTGCAACTTTCCATTATTGTTAACAATCAAGTAATCACTCTCCCAACTTTCTTTGTAAATTAGGTTCTCACTATCAATTTTCCGTTTTACTGGCTTTACACTCATTATTGTATAAGAGGAATCAAGACAAAGAATTAATCAAGTTCACTGTTCACTAGCAACGTAATAGATTAGCCAACTAGCCTACGTGTCAGTAGCACACTGGCACGATGGCGGCTAGCGACGGATGGTAAGCAGTGGGAGGTGTGGCCTGCGTGAACTGTGATGCGCAGTAATCAGTGCAGTTCTCACAGTGGTGGAGGACGATTGTGTTCGTTACACGTCCGCGAAGCGGCACGCGGTACAGTACTTGTGATGTAAAAACACTGCCATagaatataaattaaaaaatcttttttcacagTGGCAgcatttaaagaaaatatatgctTTTCGAAAATCTTACGTGGGCCACACCAAATAACATCGcgggccggatgcggcccgcgggccgccaATTGGACAACCCtgcaataaactaaagaagaagaagaaggatataTCTAAATATAATATAGTGACGGATATGTGACGTCACGAATCgtttgaattattttaaaatgcagaagattttaaatttgtaattctaagttatgagtttttgaagcgtgcaattttggaaatctcatttttatacaaaactgaacattattatgtaataaaaataatgtccAAGTTCCCTATTGGCCTAACTACTGTTGTATAAATCTTGGCTTTTGCTTCTGTCCCTAGATGTGTATTGCACCAAATAGTGTGTTTAAGATATCCTACTATTCTGTTAGTTTTTGTTGGGTAACTTCCGCATCTGTATCTCCATAACTCTGCATTATTACTCCCAGGTAGCTGATACTTCTTTCTTGCTGGATTATTTTGCTGTCCACTTCCAGCTTGCACTTTATTGGATCTTTAGAGATTACcattatttctttttgttttatttggtgaTATTATCATTTTATTggtcttggtctccagtgtatgGACCAAGACAAGACGCATATCcgagtagaggtcgtccgccaaccagatggtctgatgacataaaacggATCGGGAAAAactggatgcaaacagcacaaaaccgAAATGCATGGGAAgtgatgatgatgttgatgatcattttattattttaaatcttATAAATGATTAAAAGCTCAGTCAAATTAAAATGAGTTTAGAATAAGTCACCAGTGTATGTGTATATATATTGTGTATATTTAATATAgcccgtaattattaataaagataatgaatatacaaaaaattatgaTGAATGAAACatactaaaataaaataggtaatattttatttaacaataaaaaactgaaaacgtttgttttctatacttccacaaaatttattatatctaagtgactacagctgtttcggcggagtgcctttctcaagtaatatagtttacaatgtgtttgcctttttaatcttcaactgaagaggttgaggagtggggagctgtttgtctcgagttggtcattcagaattatatctgtatttttcagtttattaatttccatagattctaaaaaagatagcttaaggcctttattttgaatatgtagaattttaaactcttcattgaaagaatgattatgatctagaaggtgaagtgcgtatgtagaagtgtctgtttttctattgttgaatgcccttttgtgttctgctatccgtttgtcaaaagttctgccagtttgaccgatgtacgttttcggacagtcaccacaagttagtttgtacacaccactctgtagttgctttctctttcggcttttattgttcttaatatatttgcttaagttgttgttagttctgaaagctggtgttattcctttcttttttatgtatctggctattgttgttgttatcttgccagtatatgtgagagagcagaagggactgggttctttctgtggtggtggatacactaatttcagggctttcttatggagtttttggtttaaaattttgttaactgtttgttcgttatagccgttgtttactgctatttgtttaatgatgtttagttctatttcgaagttattttttgtcatgggaatttctgtcagtctatgtatcatgctatggtaggctgctaatttgtgttgtgtaggatgggatgatgaattgtgtatagttgtgtacatagactgacagaaattcccatgacaaaaaataacttcgaaatagaactaaacatcattaaacaaatagcagtaagcaacggctataacgaacaaacagttaacaaaattttaaaccaaaaactccataagaaagccctgaaattagtgtatccaccaccacagaaagaacccagtaccttctgctctctcacatatactggcaagataacaacaacaatagccagatacataaaaaagaaaggaataacaccagctttcagaacaaacaacaacttaagcaaatatattaagaacaataaaagccgaaagagaaagcaactacagagtggtgtgtacaaactaacttgtggtgaatgtccgaaaacgtacatcggtcaaactggcagaacttttgacaaacggatagcagaacacaaaagggcattcaacaatagaaaaacagacacttctacatacgcacttcaccttctagatcataatcattctttcaatgaagagtttaaaattctacatattcaaaataaaggccttaagctatcttttttagaatctatggaaattaataaactgaaaaatacagatataattctgaatgaccaactcgagacaaacagctccccactcctcaacctcttcagttgaagattaaaaaggcaaacacattgtaaactatattacttgagaaaggcactccgccgaaacagctgtagtcacttagatataataaattttgtggaagtatagaaaacaaacgttttcagttttttattgttagataaaatgaacttccatcaagtaacggtcgaatccatcaaatattttatttgtcacaaaccagtagttttatttttactaattataacaagaataaaaaactgctaaacgccgtaaaaatgagtggcgcatacaatatttcagctacaaaagatctgatatgaatattacgtggcgcgaaaatgtattttcattttgatgtaaaacaaaattcgagttttattttaaaagattcataatatagaccggtctagttagactcaaaaataggagtgaggctacaataattaccatcaagctgaaaattggcaggattgttcaaaatagcatcataaatgaaatctaaaaattcctcataaatccgacccctgctaaaaaatttacgcggggtcaaaggtcaccaaatatggtttttagcgatttttagcgaaacggtaagttttatcataaaattagttttaacaaaaaatgtagattagataattatctataaaaaatattttaatagtttttttcctaagaggcactgtttttgagatacaacgattcaaagagttgaaagacttctaatcgtcataatatatgtattagtacaccaggtatatacatcactgaagctgtaatacaagtaaacataatattctacggtcaagttaacttatattacacataataatataagattataaatatgatgtatctactatacagcttgcggtctaccgagggatgcaatccataagctgtattatattacagtgccaacaaaaaaatctttacaaagtgtatgtaacgcgaaaataataagaattatttaaattttacggcttaatcccaacaaaaatacacaacaaaatacaacaaatgacaaagtattaacttataataatcctttttatttatgcgccttagttcaatttgcaaagatgggttttgtcggaataaacacgttcatcagctaatctaatcaccctacctattctcttctccgaagggtttgaacataataatgaaagacaactttctagccaaaatgtttattgctaagtactaataaatacttatgcaaattacaccgtaattttCCTGGGTGTCGAAATCCTTCAGATAGATAACACCCTCGAGGTgttaattagtcttgagtactactccggagtgaaaatacgtgttaaacctatattttttttatcgtgtatttcgtgtta includes the following:
- the LOC126883617 gene encoding general transcription factor II-I repeat domain-containing protein 2A-like codes for the protein MLNLSLQGRNQTVSDLIGMINGFRNKLNVFKRALEKNNLTHFPSCLQIAEEFNGEENIEFSSCISQIEQIIDEFNTRFEEIESLKSSVLLYNNPLGATIDDQPPNLQLELCDLQADMFLITRQEKGPEFFKLLSKEKFPNLRDFGLKMTSMFGSTYTCESTFSSMKYIKNKNRSNLTDSSLRHLMRPSTTKLEVDISSLVDEADRPQSSH